A portion of the Ficedula albicollis isolate OC2 chromosome 4, FicAlb1.5, whole genome shotgun sequence genome contains these proteins:
- the EIF4E gene encoding eukaryotic translation initiation factor 4E, which translates to MTDKPEGETTPNPQPAEEEKTEPAPSQEVASPEQYIKHPLQNRWALWFFKNDKSKTWQANLRLISKFDTVEDFWALYNHIQLSSNLMPGCDYSLFKDGIEPMWEDEKNKRGGRWLITLNKQQRRSDLDRFWLETLLCLIGESFDDYSDDVCGAVVNVRTKGDKIAIWTTECENRDAVTHIGRVYKERLGLPPKIVIGYQSHADTATKSGSTTKNRFVV; encoded by the exons ATGACAGACAAGCCCGAGGGG GAAACCACTCCCAACCCCCAAcctgcagaagaggagaaaacCGAGCCAGCACCTAGTCAGGAGGTTGCCAGCCCTGAACAGTATATTAAACATCCACTACAAAACAG ATGGGCACtctggttttttaaaaatgacaagAGCAAAACTTGGCAAGCAAATCTTCGTCTTATCTCAAAGTTCGATACTGTTGAAGATTTTTGGGC TTTATACAACCATATTCAGCTCTCTAGTAATTTAATGCCTGGCTGTGACTACTCACTCTTTAAG GATGGGATTGAGCCCATGtgggaagatgaaaaaaacaagcGAGGAGGCCGATGGCTAATTACACTAAACAAGCAGCAGAGACGAAGTGACCTTGATCGCTTCTGGCTAGAGACA ctgctgtgccttATTGGGGAGTCATTCGATGACTACAGTGATGATGTGTGTGGTGCTGTTGTTAATGTTAGAACTAAGGGTGATAAAATAGCAATATGGACAACTGAATGTGAAAACAGGGATGCTGTTACACATATAGG gagAGTATACAAGGAAAGATTAGGACTTCCTCCAAAGATAGTCATTGGTTATCAGTCCCATGCAGACACAGCTACTAAGAGCGGCTCCACCACTAAAAATAGGTTTGTTGTTTAA